From Mytilus galloprovincialis chromosome 9, xbMytGall1.hap1.1, whole genome shotgun sequence, the proteins below share one genomic window:
- the LOC143045775 gene encoding zinc finger protein 703-B-like, whose product MLTSSVSSQFIHPDYLQPLPTTLDAKKSPLALLAQTCSSIGKDTATSSKPIIPPLKKETNTEKHSEKVNMDKSKHNEIKEKDIDSSEKPGFRTVSHKDMPPLIPTSKPKEEKPTSPLSLKTLPRSKELTSTASSTLSSHADHHFSRSNVSRSPGQHHSPHNEDEKRQVSSASPRYESRTSREPDEHKPSSYPSYSAYPSISNSFLSYSHASGLTHDSVSGLPGFPLPLPAHSSMFGSSSAAAAALAAQSAAYAAQSSALKSAAMASSLSPFVSYARVRTPSGATTLVPVCRDPYCNHCQLTVQNSHLSATCTAVGCAQCAHEKSLHNLSLGLQGSSFNPYSSSSLLAGQSNLSGYPLSSLYLPGHLTSPAHSGLPLVCNWVSSGNEHCGKRFSSSEELLQHLRTHTTSSDHMSLAAAYERYGLPPPGLHSLSGLHGHSLQSGSLSPNSLRRSYPTSLSPLSSLMGSGRYHPYKSLMNPSAALPSNQPLPQVGPYLSPYSLYGQRIGAAAVP is encoded by the exons ATGTTGACTTCCTCCGTATCATCACAATTCATCCATCCGGATTATTTACAACCTCTTCCAACAACG TTGGATGCCAAGAAAAGTCCTCTTGCTCTTCTTGCACAGACATGTAGCAGTATTGGGAAAGACACGGCAACATCTTCAAAACCTATTATTCCGCCGCTAAAGAAGGAAACAAATACCGAAAAACATTCTGAAAAAGTGAATATggataaatcaaaacataatgaGATCAAAGAAAAAGACATTGATAGTTCGGAGAAACCTGGGTTTCGTACGGTGTCTCATAAGGATATGCCTCCACTTATTCCTACTTCAAAACCAAAAGAAGAAAAACCGACCTCTCCTCTATCATTAAAAACTTTACCAAGATCAAAAGAACTTACTTCAACAGCGTCGAGTACTCTTTCCTCTCACGCAGATCACCATTTTTCAAGATCTAACGTATCAAGGAGTCCTGGTCAACACCACTCTCCTCATAACGAGGACGAAAAACGTCAAGTTTCATCCGCCTCACCTAGATACGAATCTCGTACCAGTCGTGAACCAGATGAACATAAACCTTCTAGTTACCCAAGTTATTCTGCTTATCCTTcaatatcaaattcatttttatCATATTCACATGCTTCTGGATTAACTCATGATAGTGTGTCTGGACTGCCAGGATTTCCACTTCCACTTCCGGCACATAGTAGCATGTTTGGATCATCTTCTGCAGCTGCAGCGGCACTTGCAGCTCAATCTGCTGCGTACGCAGCACAATCTTCTGCCCTAAAGTCAGCAGCAATGGCATCAAGTTTATCTCCTTTTGTATCTTATGCAAGAGTGCGTACTCCATCAGGTGCCACAACTCTAGTTCCGGTGTGCAGGGACCCTTATTGTAATCACTGTCAGCTGACTGTCCAGAACTCTCACTTATCCGCTACATGTACAGCGGTAGGATGTGCCCAGTGTGCGCATGAAAAGTCACTCCATAATCTTAGCTTAGGACTTCAAGGATCTTCGTTTAATCCATATTCTTCATCAAGCTTATTAGCAGGACAATCAAACTTAAGTGGATATCCTTTGTCATCATTGTACCTACCGGGTCATCTAACGTCACCTGCTCATTCAGGACTACCTTTAGTTTGTAATTGGGTGTCGTCTGGTAATGAACATTGTGGAAAGCGTTTCAGTTCTTCAGAAGAACTCCTACAACATTTACGAACTCATACGACATCTTCCGATCACATGTCGTTAGCAGCAGCTTATGAACGTTATGGCCTTCCTCCTCCAGGTCTCCATTCTTTATCTGGATTACACGGACATTCTTTACAATCCGGCTCACTTAGTCCAAACTCTTTGAGAAGAAGTTATCCTACTAGTTTAAGTCCACTTAGTTCTTTGATGGGATCGGGTAGATACCACCCATACAAATCGCTCATGAATCCATCAGCGGCATTGCCTAGCAATCAGCCTCTTCCACAAGTAGGGCCATATTTGTCTCCGTACTCCTTATATGGACAGAGGATAGGTGCAGCTGCTGTGCCATAA